The region CCGGGAGCTGCCGCGGCCGCCCCCCGCGGCGCGCCTTTGAAATTCAAAGGGCTGGCTTCCCGCCTGCCCGCGCTGCCCGGCTCCGGGCCGTTCAGAGCGCGGCTCGCCGGGCCCTGCTGACCCCTCGGCGTGTCGCACCCACCCGCCTGTGCGCTGAGGCACTTTTCCGCCCAGCTAGGAAAGCCAGCGGCTCCGCCTCCCACCAGCTGCTCCGGGGAGCGCTGGAGCAAGGGAGACCTTGAAGGAGGCAGCGGACACGGGGCAGAAGTTTCTCAAAATCAGCCGGGATTCAATTTTCTTGCCCCACATCACGTGTCTGTGGAGGACTGCCCCAGCTGGATCACATCCAGAGCCTACAGAGGTGCTGCCGTGACCGCAGACCCTGCCAAAGCCCTTGACACATATATCCCTGCGAGCTCCAGCCTGAGGCCGGTGCTGCCCCAACTGCCATCCTCGTTCTGACTGGGGACGGCAGGACAGCCGCCGGCAGAACTGCACTGCCACAGCACTCCCGACGGCAATCACAGCAGCGGGTGCAGTCTCTACCACTGTTTATTAGGTCTGCGCTGGCTCTGGGGCTGCACAGATCCACAGAGGAGGGATCCTGTCCTCCTCCCGGGCCCcatggcctcaccagtgctgtggctgccaTGGCCCTCGGGGAGCTGTGTATCACAGGGAGCCCCTCACCAAGTCAAGCCGCTCAGATCCAGCGCCGTGCCCCAGTCTTGCTGTTGAAGAGGTAGTCCCTGCCGGTGCCTGAGTTGGGAGGCAGCACTCAGCCGTTGCCCCATGAGTGCTGCCCACGCATCACTGCTCATACTCCAGACCCCTCTGCCCTGAGGGATGCAGCCCAAGAATGCCAGGGCCATGGGACAGGGCACTCACGAGGGTCCTGGGCACGGCCATCAAACTGCTCCTGTGGAGTAGAGATGGGAGAGAATGTTGAGGGGCCCCAGGGCTCCCTCCTGCACCCCCAGAGTGGCACATGCCCTTACCAGCATGGCACACACTTACCAGGCTGCTGGCATGGGAGCTGCCCTGCTCCACCTCATTCCCCTTCTGCTCCACCACATCCCAGGGGCTGCAGAGGGTAGAAAGAGGAAGGTAATAGCATGCTGTTGGAGATGGGCCCCTGGCCTTGACCCTGAGGGGTGCTGCTGGAAGTAGGTTGCCAGCCAGGCTTTGCACTGCCAGCTGTGCCCCGTGAGCCCATCATCCACCTACCTGATGGTCCCCTTACCCAGCCCATGTGTCCCCCGGGCACCGAAGGGGACTGCGGCAGGGGCTGTGCTCCCGAAAGCACCACCGCCTTCAATTGGTGCTAAAAAGCAGCAAGAGTGTCCACCACCACATCTGCTTGTTTCCCCATGTGCTGGCATGCGCTGATCTTGTGCTCGGAGGATGCTGTGCTgggggagctgcagccctggaGCCCCCCAAGCTGCCAGAGCTACCCACAGGGGCTGAGCCCGAGTGTTCTCTCCTTCATGGCCACTACAGCTCCAGTGCCACCCAGCACTGGAGCCCCAAACTGGCTAATGAACATGGACCCAGCCATGCATCATCCTGAGGCAGCTTTGCCATAGAGCCAGCTGTTATCCTCCTCCTCACTGTGCACGCACCTGACACAGGCTGGGCTGGCTCCAGTCCTCCTTGGGCTCTCCCCTCCACCTCCTGTCACCCCTCATTCATCCTCCCAGGGGTTttggagtgcacacctcttccCGGGAGTTTTCCATGTCAAACTGGGGCTCCCCTGGTGAGCTTCAGTGGCCCCAGCTTGGTGATGGAACCCAGCACTGTGTCATCCCAACCTGCCCACTGCAGTTTGTGCCCCAGTCTAGCCACCACCATGGCTGTCCCTTGGCCAAGTTGCATCCACTGCTCTCATCAGTGTGGCACCCTTGTTCTGGGCAGAGACATCTCCCCAGCACAGTAATCCATGGACCATAGCCAAATGCAGTGCACATTAAACACCCGCCGTGTGCTGTGTCTGCTCAGCTGCCTTCAGGGACACTCTGGGAGCCTGTGCCAACATGAATGGCTGCCCCTCGCTGGTACAACTGCCCTGGCCATGCAGCACCTACCTCTTGCCCAGGAGCAGCTTGCCAGGGGCTCGGTTGCTGTGGGAGGAGCAGAAGGCAGCTGTGAGCCCCTTGTCTTGCTCTCTATGCTGTGCCATGCCATACCATGAGACTAGGGCTCACCTGCACAGCAGTCTCTGAGCCATGCAGCCcagggcagccagcagcagggcacCAGAGACAGTCAGCACAGCCACGAACCAGGCTGGTGGGTGCCACACTGCCTCCATCCGTGTGACAACCAGACGCTCCTTCAGCGGTGTCTGTGGATGTGGTGGGGTGAGGGGATTCACGAGGGCCAGGGGCCCTCACGAACCTGGGAGCACTGCCTGCCCTGGGCTCTGCTCACCGTGCGCTGAGTCGTGGTGCTGGGCGGCATCGGTGTGCTCCGGGGGGTGATGTGCACCACCAGTGCCACCACAGTGCTGCGGCGGGAGGCGCCGGAGCCACCCCACacctccaccagcagcacaaaGGTGCGGGGCTCGGGTAGGTTATTGGGGAGGTACAGGATGGTGTTCCCCTCCAGCTGAAAGCGCCCATCCTCGTTGCCTGGACAAGAGTGTCTGCTCAGTGCCACACTGCAGTAAAGGGCTGGGTTGTGCTGTGGCTTGGCCACCCCTCACCTCCAGCAATGCTGTATGTCAGTGTGGTACCATCACGGCTGCCCTGACATGCTAGGCGGGTGACAGGCTGGCGGCTGCCTGACCTGGCCGTGATCCACAGCTCCTGCACCTCCGGGGTGCACACCGGTGCCTGGTCCAGCACagcctgctgggagcaggggaggtgAAATGGCACCGCAGGGCTGGCTCCCACCGCAGCTCACCAGATGATGGGCTTTCACTCGCACCTGCACGTGTACAGTCACGGAGCACAGGCAGCTCCGCTGCTTTGCCGGGTCCAGGTCATTGCGGGTGTCCGTCAGCCGCACTGTCAGCCGGTAGCTCTTGTGCTGTCGGGAGTCGAGGGGTCCCACCACACGGATCTCacctgcagggcagcaggagctgctgggtgcCACGGTGTGCAGCGGGTTTGGGGGAAGGGGACGGGTGCTCACCAGTGTGTACATCGACGGAGAAGGGCTGCTCAGGCCCAGGGCCCCCCTCCAGGCTGTACTCAAGGCTGTCTGGTGGGTAGTCACGGTCAGTGCCAGCGATGAACCCCACTGCACTGCCGAAAGCTGCTGTCTCTGGCACGGTGAAGGTGGTACCATTGGGGCACACCGGTGTGAATTCGTTGACGGGTGTCACAGTCACGAGCATGGGCACACGGGCTGTGTGGCACACAGTGTCTCagtcccaccagcacagccccacaaTCCACATTGGGCTGGGTGGGCTCTGCCCTGGGAGGGCTCCTCCCTGGGCAGGCtcagggacatggggacagtGGCACccccctggcagcagggaggaatgCTTCCTCTGTGATCTGTTGGTTTTAGGGCCAGGAAgaagcttttccttccttccccatgACCGTTCCAGGGATACAGGCACTCACTGCTCCTTGGGGGCTGCCCTCCTGCTGTCACCACGATGGTGGCTGTGAACTGAAAGCCCACAGTGGCCACAGCCTTCGAGTCATAGTCCAGGGTGGTGCTGACCTGCCAAGCCAGGGCAAGGGGTGTCAGGCAGAGCTCAAGTGCCCTGCAAAGCTGGGGTATGACACAAAGCTGAAGGGAGCAAGGTGGGGAATCTTAGAATGATTTctgttggaaaggacattaaagctcatccagctccaaccctgggcagggacagcttccactagagcagcttgctccaagctctgtccagcctggccttgagcactgccagggatggggcagccaccgCTTTGCTGTGAAACCAGGccttggggagcagggagcccaGGGCACCCTGGCCTGGGACCCAGTGTGACAGCACATCCTGTCAGAGGGTCCCCACCGTCCCGCTGGGCTCCCCGGGGCTGGGCTTGCTGGGCACTGGGTGCTGCCCATGGCCCTGCTCACCTGCAGCTGTGGCCCCTCCATGCGGAAGTGGGATCGGGAAGCAGGGGGCCCCTCGAGGGCATAATGCAGGCACCCCTCAGCACCTTTGCAGCCAGTGCACCTCAGTGTCACCAGGGTGCTGCCAGGGAGCTCTGTCTCGGGCACCTGGGACCTGCAGTGGggcagccagcagctcagctctggccCCATGTTGTGGGTATGGCAGAGCATCCCCTTTGCCCACTCTCATCCCAAACCGTACACAAAGATGGCTGGGACACAGCTTGGCTCCCGCTGGTCCTTGCCCTGCACAGTAATGTTGAGCATGGTGGTATCATGGTCGGCAGGGTGCAGTTCATTGTAAGCCTGAACCAGGAGTTGTTCCTGGGCCACCTCCAGCCGGTGGGTGCTGTGGATCTTGCCTGTCACTGCGGGACAAAGCATGGCCTTGCACCaggcatggggatggggaaggggtggCCCTGGGGACTGCCACGACTCCACTCACTCTCATCGATGGTGAAGAACGTGGGTGCCGTGGGTGCAAGGATGGCATAGCGGACGTTGTCACCACTGGCACGGACCTGTGTGACCACCTCCAAGGGGCCAATGACCCCTGGCACCGTCACTGCCTGCTGCGGCTCACTGGAGGCAAGGTGGGCAGCATGGCATGGCCtgatgccagcagcacccaccaccTGGCCCAGCCCTACTCACAGGAAGGAGACACAAGGACGGCACGATGGCAGAACCTCCACCCTCACAGCTCCACTGCAGTTGTGCCCTTTGCGGTCCATCACCTCGATCTCCAGCCTGAATGTCTGTGGGGTAGTGCCAGGGTGGCCGTGGGACAGCCCCACGTGGCACCAGGGATGGGGATTGAGACAGGGATAGGAATGGGGATAAGGATAGTAATGAGGACAAGAATAGGgacagaaatgggaaaagggaaggggacaGACACAAGAATGGGGGCTTGGAGTAGGAACAGGGATGGGAAgagggatggagatgaggatgagCTGAATGGGGACAGGAAcagggaggtggaggaggacaAGGACAGGACACAAAATGCAGAAGGGGCAAGAGCCAGAGAACAGGTTAGAGCATTCCTGGGATCAGAGGGAGACAGGAGCCCAATAGGAGGAGCAGGATGCAGAGAGCTGAGAGCTACAGAAAGTGCCAGCAAGAGGCTAAGCCTTTGTGGGCTGGGAGGTGGCTGTGACAGCCTGGGGATGCTGGTGCCCACCTGGGTGCCCTTCCTGGGGTCAAAGCCACTGGCAGGTGCCAGCACCAGGCCCTGGTGGGTGAGCACGAGTGGTGTGTTGTGGTTTCGGAGTCTGAACTGCAAAGAGATGGGTGGTGGGAgcccctctccccctcctccgCACCTGGGGTTTCggcatccccagggctgctcctgcctgcagaaggCTGCGTCCCCCAGGGCAGACCCCACTCACCGTCAGCCCGCCGAGTGGCTGCGGCATCACAGCATACAGGGGTGTCCGAGGCGCCACATCTGCCAGCACCCGCACCACATctccctctgcagcacagcatggcCGTGGGAGCACAGTGCTGGCCTGCACCAGTGGCCCCTGCCACCCCATACCCCTGGCTCCTACCTGCACTGGTGAACGGGGCATCACAACGCAGCACCTGCCCCCCTTTCACCCACACAAAGAGCTGCTTCTCCACCTTGTCCTCACCAGGACAAGTGGCCCGCAGGGTCAGGGTGTACAGGTTCACCTCGTGGGCACTGAGCTCTGCACCAGCATGCAGAGTCACCTGCCGTGGAGACACAGCGCTCAGCAGGGTGCCCAGGGGCGCCTGTCCCACTCCCTGCCCCTCCGCAGCACCTCTGCCTGAAATGTGGTGTTGGCCACGGGGTCACTGCTGCTGGTAATGAGGCTGAAGGGGTGGCTGGGCTCAGTGCCATGCAGGGTTACGTTGGGGCTGTCACTTGTGTTGCTACAGGACACGGTCACCTCAGCCACACTAGTGCCTGGCGCTGCATCCTCACTCAGGGTCACCATGCAGGGCAGGTCAAGCAAGGCTGGCAGGAGACCACAGAGGCCAGCCTCACACCAACAGCTTGCCCATCCATGCTCTGCATTTGCACCCAGGCACCCATGCTGGCATGGGTCTCCTGGGCAGTGCCCAAAGCACCCCACTCTTACCTGCTGCTCTGACGAAAGTCCCTGCAAAGAGGAGATTGTCACCTCAGACTGCCTGGTGTGACCCAGGGCACCCCAAAAATGTCCCAGAGGTGCCTGGATATGCCCCAGTGATGTCCCCAGGATGCCTCAGTAATGCCCTGGTAATGACCCAAGGATGCCCCCACCCTGCCCAAACCTGGCCACGTTGCTGCCGGCTCCTCTGCTCACCCTGGGGTTAGCCCCCATGGGGACAACCGAGGGGAGCCTGTCTCCTGTCCCTCCCCTTTTGGTCCCACACCAAAGAGTCTGGCAAAGGGTGCCCCTGACGCTGTGAACCTGAAGTGCCTACCTGGGGCACAgaggctgaggaggaggaggaggaaggtgaggCGTCCGTGCATGCCCATGGCTTGCTGGCTGTTTGGGACAAGCTGCAGCCCGTTGCCAGGGGTGCTGGGCACCACCCGGCCCAGCGTCACTGCGGCCACCCGCGAACACCAGCCCGGCCCCGGGGCAGGGATAGGACACGGCCCCGCTGCCCCGAGCTACCCCACGGCCTTTCGCCATCCCCGGCCGGTGCTGGGTAGGAGGGCAGCGATGCTCCGTGGGGTTTCGCTGCTGTATCACGCTGCCTCTCCACGCAGCACGCCCGGGACCCGAGAAAACTAGCTGGGAGGTAATTTTTGGCCGTGTTCTCCTTCATTTGCAAACCAGAGCCGCTTCTCCCGGAATTCCTATTAGGCGCTATTAGTTCCAAATTAATAGGCTCTGGCGGAGCGCGGCCCCTGCGGCCGGGGTCACCTTTCCCTCCTCCGGTACTCAAATCCATTTCGGTGGCCGGGGAGCCACGGGAGCCTCAGCCGGGCCCCTGTAACGGGGCTGCCCTCCTTCCCGCCGAGGCTCCCGGGACCCCTGGCGCTGGGGTGCTGCTCGACCGGTGCCCCCAGTCCTGCCTCGCCCGGCGGTGCCCGGGTGGTGCCCGGCGCGGGGccccggggcggcggggcggggcggggcggggccccGGGGcggcggtgccggtgccggtacGGGCCGGGCTCACGTTACGGCAGCCTCATTGGctgcggcggggcggggcagCACCGCCCAGGCAGCgccgggaggcggcggggaCGGGCGCGctccgctgctgctgctccgcCGCCGGCACCggcgggaccgggaccgggagcggggctgggccgggccgggcaTGCACAGCGCCCGCCCGGACGCCTGCCCGGGCCAGCTCGGCGCCGACAGGGTGAGTGCTGCCGCGGGCTCCGGGAGGGGACGGGGCAGCCCCGCCGGGGCATCGCCGTGATGTCAGGGCATAGCCGGTGACATCAGTGCAGTGACATCACGGCGAGGCCCAGGCGGCGCGGGGGACGGGGGTGACCGCGGGGTCGCGGGTGGCCGTGGGACTCGGTGTCCAGCCGCCAGGGTGCCGGCGGCACGGTCCCCCCTGCGCGGCCACTGCCGCCCGGCTGGGCTGCCCTGCGGGACAGGCGGTGACAGGGTGGCCCAGCCGGCTCCCCCGGGCCTGCCGCACGCCTGCCCGGCTCCCCATCCGCCGGTGCGACGGCGTCCCCGGCCAGCGCCGGGACAGGGCAGCCCGGAGCGGTGGCACGTCGCCAGGGGGACTGGCTGGGAGGGTTCCAGTCAGCGGGGAGGGGGACAAGAACTAAGACAGGGACGGGGACAGGGACAGCCCGGGCAGCAGCTCCGTTGGTGTCGGCCAGGGGGGACGGGTTTACTGCGACCGGGGAGCGATCCCTCCTGCTTGCTCGGCTTCCcgtggctccagagcagaaaggaaagcGGACGTAACACCCTGCTTTTGGGTTCAGACAATAGGAATTGAAGAGAGAGGAGCGGCCCAGCTGCAGGAGCCAGCGGCCCCTTCCAGCGCCCGTCAGGCCATGCTCCCCTCGGCCCCGGCTCCCCGGCCCCCCACGCTCCCTGCCGCTGTTGAGGGTCCCTGGCCCTGGGCGCAGGCCTGGCTGCACCCTGACGTCAGCCGGGTGTCCCCGGCTAGAGGGCacagggtggggggggtggCCCTGCCAACGCGTGGGGGGAGCGCCGCACCCCAGCATCCACGGGTGCCCCGAGGCTGCAGCCTGCCCTGTGCCACCGAGCAGGGTCCTGCCCATGGGGCGTCCCGGCTGCCGCCCCACCGCGGTGTGGGGGGGATTGAGGGGCCAGCTGGGGGGCAGTGGGGAGCCCGGCTCCTACGTGCCGTGGCCCTGTGTCATTTCCCGCAGGCACGGCCGGGGCTGGGTGCCTGCTTGCTCACCTGACATGCTGCTGCACGCCGCCCGGCTCCACGCAGGAGCCGCAGGAAAGCGGGGCCCGGGGCTGCAGGCAAGCTGGAACCTGCGTCCTGCTCCCCGCTGCACGCCCGGCTCTGCCAACAAAGCCCACCTGATTCGGGGCTGGGGGCACAGGGGGCACAGGATGGGGGTCATAGCGCCGGCCGGGGGCAGTGGGGACAAACGCACTGACCTGCCCTTTTCTCACCAGGGGTGCCAGCGGGAGGCCGGGGCAGCACCACGGGCGCACATGCACAGCACACGGCCAGCACCACATCCCGTCGTTGGGGCCCCCCGTGCCCCAtgcccgccgcgccccgcctCGGCGGCAGATTCAGCCTGCAGCCTGGACCCCgggggtgaggaggaggtgggggggggcCCGGCCACCCGCTCCCCCCCAGCCAGCGAGCGCAGCCTGGAGTTCGACTCGGGCTATTCGGAGGCGTCGGGAGGCACGTGGCGTGAGGAAGAGGCTCCGGTGCGGCGGCGGCACCCGCTGCCCTGCCAGCGCGCACACCGGCTCTCGGctggccccgccgcccccccgcCTGCCCCTGCCCGCCGCATCCGCCCCAAATCCACCTCGGACGCCTGCCTCGAGCAGTGGCGGGCACTGGAGCCAACCGACACACAGGACTGGACCGTGGCGCTGCTGTCACAGAGCCGGAACCGACAGCCCCTAGTGCTGGGTGACAACTGCTTTGCTGACCTGGTAGAGAACTGGATGGACCTGCCCGAGGTGGGCACGGAACCGCGGCGCCGAGCCAGTGCCGAGCCCTCCCGCCGGCTGGCCAAgcctcctgccttcctgctcAGCCTCTCAGGCAACGTGCGCCGTAAGCTGGCCAACATGGCCCGGCCCCGCGGAGCCGAGGGTGCCCGGTCAGGGGGCCGTGAAGCCACCAAACGTTTCTCCTGCCCGCTGGGGCTGGGCGGGCAGCCCAAGGGCGCCTGCTTCCACCAGTCCCACAGCAACATTGCCCAGCTGGCCACGGACTTCCACCGCTTCACTGCCCTCATGAACAGCCGCAGCCGCCAGCCCATCATCTGCAACGACGTTATTGGCTACATTTAGCCCTGCCCGTGCCCTCCTCTGCTGTAAATAAACCCCGGTTTTGTACGGTATGGGCACAGCGCTGTTTATCGAGCGGGGCTGCCTTCACCCCACCTCTGGGGTATGTGACAAGGGCCAATGCATCCTGCAGCTTTTATTGCATGAGGCGGGGGATGCCAGCCCCTCACTCAGGGTAGGAAGCACATGAGAGGGGGACGGGTAGCTTCAGTCTCAGCATCCTCTTCCTCGCACACATACTCCAGCTTCAGCACCCGCTGCTGTGGCTCCCCGGCATTCCCCAGTGTCGCTGATAACCTGTGGCAGGGAAAGGGGGTCTTGGGATTCTCTTTTGTCCCCCCTAGGCTGGCTTGGTGCCCCAGGGAGCCCTAGGACACTCTGGGGCGCCTGGCCAGGCCGTGGGGATGTAGGGGCCGGCAGCGAGGGGCCGGGCAGGGGTCCCGGCATGGGAAGTGCTGCCGGCAGGATGTTTATCCAGCagctggctgggagctgcattgcagctggagcagctcaggaTGGAGGAAGATGTGTCTGGCAGCACCCCCAGGGCAGGATTGGGCCCAGAGCTGTGGACCTACCTCTGTTTCTGCATCAGGGCTCGTATTCCTTCGTTCTCCCCACTGTCATAGAGCACAGTGAAACCGTGCAGGAGCATGGTCACGGTCCAGCCATGTGTCCTCTGCAAGAGGTGGGTGTCAGGATCCTGCCAGGGTGATCCAGCTGGGTGCTGGGTCCCACGCAGGGCTCACCTGCATCCAGTCTAGTATGTTCTGGACCGTCATCTCCTCCCCGTCTGCGTTGACTGCCCTCATCTCCAGCCGGTCCCAGCAGCTCCACTCCTGCCCACAGTACTGCAAGTGGGAGTGCAGGGTAGCAGCCAGCACTGGCACCCCACATCCTGGCTGCCCAGCCCCATAAAGCAGGGACTGGTGGGGCATGAGGGCTGGGGTACAGCAAGAGACCAGTCTGAGGCAGAGGGACAGGGACACATGGTAGTCCGGAGGCAATGTGGGACACaactgtcttcccagccttgcTGAGATCCAGGGGTATGGAGGGGCACAGTCCTCCTCCTACCACTGTTGGGCCTGGGGGGCAACAGGAGCATGGCTATcatcccctccccagcaccaccaggGTCCAGGGACCCCAACACCACTGCAAGGGCCAGAGTTGGTGTGGGGCTGTCCCTGTCCCCAACCCCGGGCCAGGAAAGACGCACAAAGGGCCATTGAAATgctgcccagccccacacaATCGCCTCTTCTCACGCCTTCCTCCCccgtccgtcccccccccccaccaaaccCAGCTCCTGCCCGAGGGGGCCAGAGAGgcaccagccctggggctgAGTGCCGGATGCAGCCCCATGTGTCTGGCAGGGCTGCGCTGCCATCTGCCCTAGCTGCGGGCAGCACCagatccagcctggccctggccACAGCCCCGCTCGGGAAGGGGTGTTCACACCTGgctgctcccctcctgcctcctgctgccttctcaccttctgccttctgctgccttctcaccttctgctgcctgcacttATCCCACCAGGGTGGGAAAGGCTTAACCCCGTCTTCACCAGGGCAGCGACTGCCCAGCACAGAGAAAACGCCACTGTCCATCCCGGCACCCCAGAAAGCGCATCCCTCTGAGGCTGTCCCTAAGGTGGGCTCCCCAGGTCATGCAGGACCGCAGGTCATGCCACACAGGCCTAGGAGACGTGCTCGCACCATGGCTAAGCAGCCGGACATAAAACATCCCGCCGAGGGCCACAGAGGTACCAGTCGCTCTCCAGGGACTTGAAGGCATGGCCAgcgccagcagcatcctgcacccAGGGATGATGCCAACCCAGGGGCATGGc is a window of Lathamus discolor isolate bLatDis1 chromosome 7, bLatDis1.hap1, whole genome shotgun sequence DNA encoding:
- the CDHR4 gene encoding cadherin-related family member 4; protein product: MGMHGRLTFLLLLLSLCAPGTFVRAAALLDLPCMVTLSEDAAPGTSVAEVTVSCSNTSDSPNVTLHGTEPSHPFSLITSSSDPVANTTFQAEVTLHAGAELSAHEVNLYTLTLRATCPGEDKVEKQLFVWVKGGQVLRCDAPFTSAEGDVVRVLADVAPRTPLYAVMPQPLGGLTFRLRNHNTPLVLTHQGLVLAPASGFDPRKGTQTFRLEIEVMDRKGHNCSGAVRVEVLPSCRPCVSFLEPQQAVTVPGVIGPLEVVTQVRASGDNVRYAILAPTAPTFFTIDEMTGKIHSTHRLEVAQEQLLVQAYNELHPADHDTTMLNITVQGKDQREPSCVPAIFVSQVPETELPGSTLVTLRCTGCKGAEGCLHYALEGPPASRSHFRMEGPQLQVSTTLDYDSKAVATVGFQFTATIVVTAGGQPPRSTRVPMLVTVTPVNEFTPVCPNGTTFTVPETAAFGSAVGFIAGTDRDYPPDSLEYSLEGGPGPEQPFSVDVHTGEIRVVGPLDSRQHKSYRLTVRLTDTRNDLDPAKQRSCLCSVTVHVQAVLDQAPVCTPEVQELWITARSGSRQPVTRLACQGSRDGTTLTYSIAGGNEDGRFQLEGNTILYLPNNLPEPRTFVLLVEVWGGSGASRRSTVVALVVHITPRSTPMPPSTTTQRTTPLKERLVVTRMEAVWHPPAWFVAVLTVSGALLLAALGCMAQRLLCSNRAPGKLLLGKSPWDVVEQKGNEVEQGSSHASSLEQFDGRAQDPRTGRDYLFNSKTGARRWI
- the INKA1 gene encoding PAK4-inhibitor INKA1: MHSARPDACPGQLGADRGCQREAGAAPRAHMHSTRPAPHPVVGAPRAPCPPRPASAADSACSLDPGGEEEVGGGPATRSPPASERSLEFDSGYSEASGGTWREEEAPVRRRHPLPCQRAHRLSAGPAAPPPAPARRIRPKSTSDACLEQWRALEPTDTQDWTVALLSQSRNRQPLVLGDNCFADLVENWMDLPEVGTEPRRRASAEPSRRLAKPPAFLLSLSGNVRRKLANMARPRGAEGARSGGREATKRFSCPLGLGGQPKGACFHQSHSNIAQLATDFHRFTALMNSRSRQPIICNDVIGYI